Proteins encoded by one window of Sus scrofa isolate TJ Tabasco breed Duroc chromosome 12, Sscrofa11.1, whole genome shotgun sequence:
- the LOC100737988 gene encoding olfactory receptor 1A1-like — protein MGEGNQSSNLDFILLGVSGQKEQENLFFTLLLFIYPITLMGNLLIILAIHCDVRLHNPMYFLLVSLSFVDIFFSSVTIPKALANHLLGTKAISFGGCLTQMYFMLALVNTDSYILAAMAYDRAVAITRPLHYTTVMSPRACVLLVVGSWVMGNANAVPHTLLTARLSFCANKEVANFYCDLASLLKLSCSDIHFNVKMMYVGASVFSVPLLCIVISYVQVFSTVLRVPSTKGVRKAFSTCGSHLTVVSLYYGTVMGMYYRPLTSHSLKDAMITVMYTAVTPMVNPFIYSLRNQDMKAALGKLFSKRISS, from the coding sequence ATGGGAGAAGGCAACCAGTCCTCCAACCTGGATTTCATCCTCCTGGGAGTTAGTGGTCAGAAGGAACAGGAAAACCTCTTCTTCACCCTCCTCCTATTCATTTACCCCATCACACTGatgggaaacctgctcatcatcctggccattCACTGTGACGTTCGCCTTCACAACCCCATGTATTTTCTCCTGGTCAGCCTCTCCTTTGTCGACATCTTCTTCTCCTCTGTAACCATCCCAAAGGCTCTCGCCAACCATCTCTTAGGTACCAAAGCCATCTCCTTTGGGGGATGCCTAACACAGATGTATTTCATGCTGGCCTTGGTGAACACAGATAGCTACATCCTGGCTGCTATGGCATATGATCGTGCCGTGGCCATCACCCGCCCACTTCATTACACAACAGTCATGAGCCCACGGGCTTGTGTCCTCTTAGTTGTTGGGTCTTGGGTGATGGGAAATGCCAATGCTGTCCCCCACACTCTGCTCACGGCTCGTCTGTCCTTCTGTGCAAACAAGGAAGTGGCCAACTTCTACTGTGACCTTGCCTCTTTGCTCAAGCTGTCCTGTTCTGACATCCACTTCAACGTGAAGATGATGTACGTGGGGGCTAGTGTTTTCTCCGTGCCATTACTATGCATCGTCATCTCCTATGTTCAGGTCTTTTCCACGGTCTTACGTGTTCCATCCACCAAGGGTGTgcgcaaagccttctccacctgtgggtcCCACCTCACAGTTGTTTCTCTGTATTACGGGACAGTCATGGGCATGTACTACCGCCCTCTGACGAGTCACAGCCTAAAGGATGCAATGATAACTGTGATGTACACTGCCGTGACCCCGATGGTAAATCctttcatctacagtctgaggaaccAAGACATgaaggctgccctggggaaactCTTCAGCAAGAGAATCTCCTCATGA